From one Streptomyces chromofuscus genomic stretch:
- a CDS encoding CBS domain-containing protein, producing MTTAGEIMHRGAQWIPAHETLDRAAQLMRELNVGALPISDENERLCGILTDRDIVVGCVAMGHDPSKVTAGEMAQGTPRWIDANADVGEALQEMKDHQIRRLPVIENKRLVGMISEADLAQHLSEDQIASWAERVYARSTSR from the coding sequence ATGACCACTGCCGGAGAGATCATGCACCGGGGTGCCCAGTGGATCCCCGCGCACGAGACCCTGGACCGCGCCGCCCAGCTGATGCGTGAGCTCAACGTCGGGGCGCTGCCCATCAGCGACGAGAACGAACGGCTTTGCGGCATCCTCACCGACCGCGACATCGTGGTCGGCTGTGTGGCCATGGGGCACGACCCCTCCAAGGTCACCGCGGGCGAGATGGCCCAGGGCACGCCGCGCTGGATCGACGCGAACGCCGATGTCGGCGAGGCGCTGCAGGAGATGAAGGATCACCAGATCCGTCGTCTGCCCGTCATCGAGAACAAGCGCCTGGTCGGCATGATCAGCGAGGCCGATCTCGCCCAGCATCTGTCGGAGGACCAGATCGCCTCCTGGGCGGAGCGGGTCTACGCCAGGAGCACGAGCCGCTGA
- a CDS encoding PPOX class F420-dependent oxidoreductase, protein MTASTTSAASTSPVPLDDQVRALLDGGNFAGVATIGPDGAPQNSVVWIKREGDTVLFSSTEGRQKVRNLRRDPRVSLSVFDLANPYTSVEIRGTAEILPDEHKRLPYELSHKYLGVDPPAEKDGEVRVIVRVVPKKIVRFSA, encoded by the coding sequence ATGACGGCTTCGACCACCTCGGCGGCGTCCACGTCCCCCGTTCCCCTCGACGACCAGGTCCGCGCCCTCCTCGACGGCGGGAACTTCGCCGGCGTCGCCACCATCGGCCCCGACGGCGCCCCGCAGAACTCGGTGGTCTGGATCAAACGCGAGGGCGACACCGTCCTTTTCTCCTCGACCGAGGGCCGCCAGAAGGTGCGCAACCTCCGCCGCGACCCCCGCGTCAGCCTCTCCGTCTTCGACCTCGCCAACCCCTACACCTCGGTCGAGATCCGTGGCACCGCCGAGATCCTCCCCGACGAGCACAAGCGGCTCCCGTACGAGCTCTCGCACAAGTACCTCGGCGTCGACCCGCCCGCCGAGAAGGACGGCGAGGTCCGCGTCATCGTCCGCGTGGTGCCGAAGAAGATTGTCCGTTTCTCCGCCTGA